A section of the Arcobacter roscoffensis genome encodes:
- a CDS encoding FecR family protein yields the protein MRHVLLFFFFVTISFASIAKVSTVVGEATVQRGEQKIIANVGLDIFEKDIINTSSNSKLQLIFKDNTIITLGKNSALDVNEYLYDTKTPKNSKANLNFFKGAFKAITGNIGKINKEKFKLRTKSSTIGIRGTVILANQTAIACLSGEISVTSQNRQVIVPQNQMTIIQDDGTLSKPVEYNQETLNELSNQLEPDANNSSDKNKDDNLNTANNNSKNEDSSLTNSGTSNENLDSLDNSNDSTDNDSSLISKKVEDVIEDSTNTEVETKDEAISFDLSGKALGAYVERQTSDARVNSFNYQDETDTDGTVGDFTAKREDSKISFDETLTKVSPNSENTTLSKKVEKTFTLGTPKDGGYTGHSDISDNSNPISFSYTTNSGTLSGNYKVEADNMGEVFAFYYDGDVFDISEGQGEYNELIVFGKKGSVDNEDKTKIYVYKDFASMSFKKNSSNHYTETKLDTSATGFQYYNSHLKSFTHLNKNFYASGAQEFIIGNNEKVKSYRNKYNFTYSNSSTNLNSYISASNNANLNFLGSDIQALNYSLSNSETTNTYGNSLGSSTTSGQTNGISFLQKDKIVDAKTSGTSNLKGYINADTYGTSSYDIHMRKASNNLSLDLNAQTGKITGTASVNNSEGDVDNQISMSFDGEIASDTSYYINDDIFGVMAKKGDSTYKAGNDEYDLNDNTGYLIAVPDGKIVDNEFKVFDSNDNPLTSDDDSSWGYWTAKFSDGSSSGSQFFVSPFATWVAGVETPTSVVDDVLNASSNTRYTFEGAVIGSVLNGSNGTIESIILDGSTANKVTLNFDLGAGDNALTSGVMNFSSKNTQWNMNINSSANVSNTGFSSSLSGTNITGNLEGKFYGSDSIKSVGGSFNSNLTQNPGADDSITHKAQGVFKALKK from the coding sequence ATGAGACATGTTTTACTTTTTTTCTTTTTTGTCACAATCTCTTTTGCAAGTATTGCAAAGGTGTCAACAGTAGTAGGTGAGGCTACTGTTCAAAGAGGTGAGCAAAAAATTATTGCAAATGTTGGTTTGGATATCTTTGAAAAAGATATTATAAATACAAGTAGTAATTCTAAATTGCAACTGATATTCAAAGATAATACTATTATTACTCTTGGTAAAAATTCTGCTTTGGATGTTAATGAATATTTATATGATACTAAAACTCCTAAGAATTCAAAAGCCAATTTGAATTTTTTTAAGGGTGCATTTAAAGCCATAACTGGAAATATTGGGAAAATCAATAAGGAAAAATTTAAACTTAGAACAAAAAGTTCTACTATTGGAATTAGAGGTACAGTTATTTTAGCAAATCAAACTGCTATTGCTTGTTTAAGTGGAGAGATTAGTGTAACTTCTCAAAATAGACAGGTGATTGTACCTCAAAATCAAATGACTATAATTCAAGATGATGGAACACTATCAAAGCCTGTTGAATACAATCAAGAGACTTTAAATGAATTATCAAATCAGTTAGAACCAGATGCTAACAACTCCTCAGACAAAAATAAAGATGACAATCTAAACACAGCAAATAATAACTCAAAAAATGAAGATAGTTCCCTTACTAATAGTGGAACTTCAAATGAGAATTTAGATTCTTTAGATAACTCAAATGACTCTACTGATAATGATTCATCTTTAATAAGTAAAAAAGTAGAAGATGTTATAGAAGATAGTACTAACACAGAAGTTGAAACAAAAGATGAAGCAATAAGCTTTGATTTATCTGGTAAGGCTTTAGGTGCATATGTTGAAAGACAAACTTCAGATGCAAGAGTTAATAGTTTTAACTATCAAGATGAAACAGATACTGATGGTACAGTTGGTGATTTTACTGCAAAAAGAGAAGATTCTAAAATTTCATTTGATGAAACATTAACAAAAGTATCACCAAACTCAGAAAATACAACATTATCTAAAAAAGTAGAAAAAACATTTACTTTAGGAACTCCTAAAGATGGTGGATATACAGGACACTCTGATATAAGTGATAATAGTAATCCTATATCTTTTTCATATACAACAAATAGTGGTACACTAAGTGGTAATTATAAAGTTGAAGCTGATAATATGGGAGAAGTTTTTGCTTTTTATTATGATGGAGATGTTTTTGATATATCTGAGGGGCAAGGAGAATACAATGAACTAATAGTATTTGGTAAAAAAGGCTCAGTTGATAATGAAGATAAAACAAAAATCTATGTTTATAAAGATTTTGCAAGTATGAGTTTTAAGAAGAATTCATCAAATCACTATACTGAAACAAAACTTGATACAAGTGCAACGGGTTTTCAATACTATAACTCACATTTAAAATCTTTTACACATTTAAATAAAAACTTTTATGCAAGTGGAGCACAAGAGTTTATAATAGGAAATAATGAAAAAGTAAAATCATATAGAAATAAATATAACTTTACATATTCTAACTCTTCTACAAACTTAAACTCATATATTTCAGCAAGCAATAATGCGAACTTAAACTTCTTAGGTTCAGATATTCAAGCTTTAAATTATAGTTTATCAAATAGTGAAACAACAAATACTTATGGAAATAGTCTTGGTTCAAGTACAACATCAGGACAAACAAATGGAATTTCATTTTTACAAAAAGACAAAATAGTTGATGCAAAAACGAGTGGAACTTCAAATCTAAAAGGTTATATAAATGCTGATACCTATGGTACAAGTAGTTACGATATTCATATGAGAAAAGCAAGTAATAATCTTTCTTTAGACCTAAATGCTCAAACAGGAAAGATTACAGGAACAGCATCTGTTAATAATTCTGAAGGAGATGTAGATAATCAAATTTCTATGAGTTTTGATGGGGAAATTGCAAGTGATACATCATACTATATAAATGATGATATTTTTGGAGTAATGGCTAAAAAAGGTGATAGTACATATAAAGCTGGAAATGATGAATACGATTTAAATGATAACACAGGGTATTTAATAGCAGTTCCAGATGGAAAAATCGTAGATAATGAGTTTAAAGTATTTGATTCAAATGATAATCCTTTAACAAGTGATGATGATAGTTCATGGGGATATTGGACTGCAAAGTTTAGTGATGGAAGTTCAAGTGGAAGTCAGTTCTTTGTTTCACCTTTTGCCACATGGGTAGCAGGTGTTGAAACACCAACTTCTGTAGTTGATGATGTATTAAATGCTAGTTCTAATACAAGATATACTTTTGAAGGTGCTGTAATAGGTAGTGTTTTAAATGGAAGTAATGGAACTATTGAGTCAATTATATTAGATGGTTCAACTGCAAATAAAGTTACATTAAACTTTGATTTAGGTGCAGGTGATAATGCTTTAACAAGTGGTGTTATGAATTTTTCTTCAAAAAATACACAGTGGAATATGAATATAAATAGCAGTGCAAACGTTTCAAATACAGGTTTCTCTTCAAGTTTATCAGGAACAAATATTACAGGAAATTTAGAAGGTAAATTTTACGGAAGTGATAGTATTAAAAGTGTAGGTGGAAGTTTTAACTCAAATTTAACTCAAAACCCTGGGGCTGATGATAGTATTACTCACAAAGCACAAGGTGTATTTAAGGCATTAAAAAAATGA